From one Doryrhamphus excisus isolate RoL2022-K1 chromosome 9, RoL_Dexc_1.0, whole genome shotgun sequence genomic stretch:
- the LOC131135432 gene encoding alsin-like isoform X3, with product MISNGDSEVMENKEQSILPEEQAAVPPQRGLLHIWQSGGPSEPLCPERVHLSQCVLQVALGEHHGLLLAQGGQVYSFGELLWRGLSVPVSAPILEVSLQGTTVVRVASGGFHCGAVSEQGSVYTWGENTAGQCGTAEGGTDSNVTVPEPYPVPVVDNEVVPPVAVCIMDLACGREHSLALSAQNELWAWGSGCQLGLVTSNFPVWKPQKVEHLAGRHVIQVACGAYHSLALVRSLHPQNSNTHKPLERRSPSNQSLAMDDAQYCPLGVELTESTSAEASARRSSKKSFLQAGSTHGYQAVLVPYSYSISNNEGNDQADPITETDSLTTSYPVTGLTDKYKCALPHELELQNLLQKLSGHSLEMQNSSRHGDTDSLSSHTSDDSCISTTPFNNLLSSRCKDDSTVCQVLRSSSPMDLEEFSLTKKTSVQGHKSSSLTDISNEGETRKKQRSLPGTPPYATPRPRHHCASKSSSSGSIHTPVTEDGFPTLETEVWSWGRGSEGQLGHGDQLARLQPLCIKNLTGEEVIKVAAGSHHSLVLTAQCQVYSWGSNMCGQLGHVNSPVTLPQQVKLSDDLRAWDVSAGQSHSLLLADGNSDQPVLLYCGQQQEPRSKQSEASYQSKRSCQRSPNRAENYSVRPALLPFCMEMGYISSVSSGGQRCALLANCNTTTFISTIRELAFKERKFYYWLSSVRKLLLTPLYNKENVRPSLGETCSRLFLSVCGTFNRLSTLIGQHSTLLSCFVHEVQCHDVTSLHLLVHTRHFLDTYTAYCTAVGDFQVMGGFPLLHKLSVECLGSQHTKLAQLSEFDPSGSGGVDLGSLFYWPLQQLSQYSQVLLKLEASYHMLTTEYKSIHRSCMQYESLSTSLLRRKEEAEATFLFWKTHSGKNTDGLRLPQRRVLCESSNRTLTLQGAGRFSNHWFILFNDALVHIQRAIPSRNLFSTHHVYPLNCLWLKPLPDNNSGCYAIKITCPEETFTLVASTPEEKNKWLHFLNQEVDGSLVGGGQGASPGITAMSRTASYTFTREGRFKDAQYTGSWHAGRVHGRGTMSWPTGQTYTGNFKNGLEDGYGECVIPNNMLNKAGCYQGHWRDGKIHGFGIYRYATGEVYEGCFSDGQRHGYGMLSSGKLDKTSSGVFIGQWVFDKKTGYGVYDDITRGEKYMGMWLDDERHGSAVVVTQYGVYYEGNFKENKMSGPGLLVSDDDTAFRGEFSEDWTVNGKGVLSLANGDSLEGHFSGEWNAGLKVAGTYTKLAPDEPEDKDRENFFRFGQYLVAAGERWVCVFDECWRRLGCDVAGRGDRTTAWENIAVSISSARRHSPHLSRSQRKVLESLECIPQHGEAVTIKNYDRIQTYLTKACEAPIHPLGWLVETLVTVYRMTYVGVGSNRRLLREAVKEVQAYLKHLYSIVRFLFPGLPQDGNILPETPVSPSKIRYSSSSEEVSFVTVVSSSSLLLPLLLPQLYPPLFMLYCLNDEQQELQYWERILRLNKQPDQSLLSFLGVQQKFWPKCMSVLGEQQQIVSSSKDVSFVCAVETLQQISTTFTPAHKLLVIQRTFEELTQEIKPMQDGDFLWCMDDLLPLFLYIVLRARIRNLGAEVSLIEDLMDPNLQHGEQGLMLTTLKACYIQIQLESTI from the exons ATGATTTCGAATGGAGATTCTGAAGTGATGGAGAACAAAGAGCAGAG CATCCTTCCAGAGGAGCAAGCTGCTGTACCTCCTCAGCGAGGACTTCTCCACATTTGGCAGTCAGGGGGGCCAAGTGAACCTCTTTGCCCAGAAAGAGTACATCTGTCCCAGTGTGTCTTACAGGTAGCCCTGGGAGAACATCATGGACTCCTGCTGGCACAGG GTGGCCAGGTGTACTCTTTTGGAGAGCTGCTTTGGAGGGGCCTAAGTGTCCCAGTTTCAGCTCCGATCTTGGAGGTCTCGCTACAAGGGACAACAGTAGTCCGTGTGGCATCTGGTGGTTTCCATTGCGGAGCAGTGAGTGAGCAGGGCAGCGTGTACACGTGGGGGGAGAACACTGCTGGACAGTGTGggacggccgagggtggcacGGACTCAAATGTTACGG TTCCAGAGCCATACCCTGTCCCTGTGGTGGACAATGAAGTGGTTCCTCCCGTGGCGGTTTGCATCATGGACCTGGCGTGCGGACGGGAGCACAGCCTGGCGCTGTCGGCCCAGAATGAGCTGTGGGCCTGGGGCAGCGGCTGTCAGCTCGGCCTGGTCACAAGCAACTTTCCTGTATGGAAACCACAAAAG GTGGAGCATTTAGCAGGCAGACATGTGATTCAG GTGGCTTGTGGAGCCTACCACAGCCTGGCTCTGGTTCGTAGTTTACATCCACaaaactcaaacacacacaaacctctGGAGAGGCGGTCCCCATCAAACCAGTCTCTCGCCATGGATGATGCACAGTACTGTCCGCTGGGGGTGGAGCTAACTGAAAGCACGTCAGCAGAG GCTTCAGCCAGAAGAAGCTCCAAAAAAAGTTTTCTACAGGCTGGCAGTACCCATGGGTATCAAGCTGTTTTAGTTCCGTATTCTTACAGCATATCCAACAACGAGGg GAATGATCAAGCTGACCCTATAACTGAGACAGACAGCCTCACTACATCATACCCAGTGACAGGCTTGACAGATAAATACAAATGTGCATTACCTCATGAGCTGGAGCTTCAGAACCTTCTTCAGAAACTCTCAGGTCACTCATTAGAGATGCAAAATAGCAGCAGACATGGAGATACAGACTCACTGAGCAGCCACACTTCAG ATGACAGCTGCATTTCCACAACTCCTTTCAACAACCTGCTATCCTCCCGTTGTAAAGATGACTCGACAGTGTG TCAGGTGCTCAGATCCTCTTCTCCAATGGACTTGGAAGAGTTTTCCCTTACAAAGAAGACGTCagtgcagggacacaagagctCCAGCCTAACTGACATAAGCAACGAGGGggaaaccagaaaaaaacaacgcTCTCTGCCTGGAACACCCCCATATG CAACCCCACGTCCGCGGCACCATTGTGCCAGCAAGTCATCCTCTTCTGGCTCGATCCACACACCGGTAACAGAGGACGGTTTTCCAACCCTGGAGACGGAGGTGTGGAGCTGGGGCAGGGGCTCCGAGGGGCAACTGGGCCATGGAGATCAACTGGCTAG actccagcctctttgtaTTAAGAATTTGACAGGCGAGGAAGTGATCAAAGTTGCTGCAGGATCACACCATTCACTGGTTCTTACTGCTCAATGCCAG GTATACTCATGGGGCAGCAACATGTGCGGACAGCTTGGTCATGTCAATAGTCCTGTTACTCTCCCGCAGCAGGTTAAG TTGTCTGACGATCTTCGGGCCTGGGATGTGTCAGCGGGCCAAAGCCACTCCCTCCTCTTGGCTGATGGGAACAGTGATCAGCCTGTCCTGTTGTACTGCGGACAGCAGCAGGAGCCAAGGTCGAAGCAGAGTGAGGCATCCTACCAGAGCAAGCGCTCGTGCCAGAGGTCACCCAACAGGGCCGAGAATTACAGCGTCAGACCCGCTTTGCTGCCTTTCTGCATGGAG ATGGGTTACATCAGCAGTGTGTCCAGTGGCGGCCAAAGGTGTGCACTGCTGGCAAACTGCAACACCACGACTTTCATCTCCACCATCCGTGAACTGGCGTTCAAAGAGAGGAAGTTTTACTACTGGTTGAGCAGTGTCAGGAAGCTGCTTCTTACGCCGCTCTACAACAAAG AGAATGTACGTCCCTCCCTTGGTGAGACATGCTCCCGCCTCTTCCTTTCAGTCTGTGGGACTTTTAATCGTCTGAGCACCCTAATTGGTCAACACTCTACATTGCTCAGCTGTTTTGTGCATGAGGTGCAATGCCATGATGTGACCTCTCTTCACCTCCTCGTCCACACTCGGCACTTCCTGGACACCTACACTGC ATATTGCACGGCAGTAGGTGACTTCCAGGTCATGGGTGGATTTCCGTTGCTCCATAAGCTCTCCGT TGAATGTTTAGGTTCACAGCACACCAAACTTGCACAGCTTTCTGAATTTGACCCATCAGGCAGTGGGGGTGTTGATCTGGGTTCTTTGTTCTACTGGCCTCTACAGCAGCTCTCCCAGTACAGCCAAGTTCTGCTCAAACTGGAAGCTAGCTACCACATG CTTACAACAGAGTATAAGTCTATCCATCGGAGCTGTATGCAGTATGAAAGCCTCTCTACATCACTGCTGAGAAGGAAGGAGGAGGCTGAAGCCACTTTTCTCTTCTGGAAGACACACTCAGGAAAAAACACT GATGGTCTGCGTCTCCCACAGCGTCGAGTTTTATGTGAAAGCAGCAATAGAACCCTGACCCTGCAGGGTGCTGGGCGCTTCTCAAACCACTGGTTCATACTGTTCAATGATGCACTGGTTCACATACAG CGCGCCATTCCCTCTCGGAACCTT TTCTCCACTCATCATGTTTACCCACTGAACTGTTTGTGGTTAAAACCACTTCCTGACAACAACAGTGGCTG CTATGCCATTAAAATCACGTGTCCAGAAGAGACCTTCACCCTGGTGGCCTCAACACCAGAAGAGAAg AACAAGTGGCTTCATTTTCTCAATCAAGAGGTGGACGGGTCGCTGGTTGGTGGAGGTCAGGGGGCATCGCCAGGAATAACAGCAATGTCCCGCACGGCCTCTTACACATTCACAAGAGAAGGAAGATTCAAAGACGCCCAGTATACTGGCAGCTGGCATGCCGGACGTGTTCATGGCCG AGGAACTATGAGCTGGCCGACTGGACAGACCTACACTGGGAATTTTAAAAATGGACTGGAGGATGG CTACGGGGAGTGTGTAATTCCCAACAATATGCTGAATAAAGCAGGCTGCTACCAGGGACACTGGCGGGACGGCAAGATCCACGGCTTTGGCATTTACAG GTATGCCACAGGTGAAGTGTACGAGGGCTGCTTCAGCGATGGCCAGCGCCACGGCTACGGCATGTTGAGCTCTGGGAAGTTAGACAAGACTTCTTCAGGCGTTTTCATTGGCCAGTGGGTCTTTGACAAGAAGACTGGATATGGCGTTTATGACGACATCACCAG GGGTGAAAAGTACATGGGAATGTGGCTGGATGATGAGAGGCACGGGAGCGCCGTGGTGGTGACTCAGTATGGTGTGTACTACGAAGGAAACTTCAAGGAAAACAAGATGAGC GGTCCAGGTCTGCTGGTATCAGATGATGACACAGCCTTTCGTGGGGAGTTTTCTGAAGACTGGACTGTCAATGGGAAG GGTGTTTTATCCCTGGCCAATGGTGACTCTTTAGAAGGCCATTTCAGTGGCGAGTGGAATGCAGGCCTGAAGGTGGCTGGAACTTACACCAAACTCGCCCCCGATGAGCCTGAAGACAAAGACAGAGAAAACTTCTT CAGGTTTGGTCAGTATCTGGTGGCTGCGGGTGAGAGGTGGGTGTGTGTCTTTGACGAGTGTTGGAGGAGACTGGGATGTGACGTCGCTGGGAGAGGAGACAGGACAACAGCCTGGGAAAACATTGCAGTTTCCATATCAAGTGCACGTCGACACAG cccaCACCTCAGCAGATCTCAGCGCAAGGTATTGGAGAGTTTGGAGTGTATTCCTCAGCATGGAGAAGCAGTCACCATCAAAAACTATGACAGAATACAAACATACCTCACAaag GCATGCGAAGCCCCGATCCACCCTCTGGGCTGGCTGGTAGAGACTCTGGTGACAGTCTACAGGATGACCTACGTGGGTGTGGGATCGAACCGCAGGCTGCTGAGGGAGGCTGTAAAGGAGGTGCAGGCCTATCTCAAACACTTGTACTCCATTGTCAG GTTCCTGTTTCCTGGATTACCACAAGATGGCAACATCCTGCCAGAAACTCCAGTTTCTCCATCTAAAATCAGATACAGCTCCAGTTCAGAAGAAGTAAG TTTTGTCACAGTAGTGAGCAGCTCCTCTCTGCTCCTCCCACTGCTCCTCCCACAACTCTATCCACCTCTGTTCATGTTGTACTGCCTGAATGACGAACAGCAGGAGCTGCAGTACTGGGAGCGCATCCTGCGACTCAACAAGCAGCCTGATCAGTCGCTGCTCAGCTTCCTGGGCGTACAGCA GAAATTCTGGCCAAAGTGCATGTCAGTTCTTGGAGAGCAACAGCAG ATCGTATCCAGCAGTAAAGATGTCAGCTTTGTTTGCGCTGTCGAGACACTACAACAAATCAG CACCACCTTCACTCCAGCACACAAACTTCTGGTCATCCAGAGGACATTTGAGGAGTTGACACAGGAAATAAAACCAATGCAGGATGGTGACTTCCTGTGGTGTATGGATGACCTGCTACCGCTCTTTCTCTACATCGTGCTCAGggcaag
- the LOC131135432 gene encoding alsin-like isoform X4, whose product MISNGDSEVMENKEQSILPEEQAAVPPQRGLLHIWQSGGPSEPLCPERVHLSQCVLQVALGEHHGLLLAQGGQVYSFGELLWRGLSVPVSAPILEVSLQGTTVVRVASGGFHCGAVSEQGSVYTWGENTAGQCGTAEGGTDSNVTVPEPYPVPVVDNEVVPPVAVCIMDLACGREHSLALSAQNELWAWGSGCQLGLVTSNFPVWKPQKVEHLAGRHVIQVACGAYHSLALVRSLHPQNSNTHKPLERRSPSNQSLAMDDAQYCPLGVELTESTSAEASARRSSKKSFLQAGSTHGYQAVLVPYSYSISNNEGNDQADPITETDSLTTSYPVTGLTDKYKCALPHELELQNLLQKLSGHSLEMQNSSRHGDTDSLSSHTSDDSCISTTPFNNLLSSRCKDDSTVCSQVLRSSSPMDLEEFSLTKKTSVQGHKSSSLTDISNEGETRKKQRSLPGTPPYATPRPRHHCASKSSSSGSIHTPVTEDGFPTLETEVWSWGRGSEGQLGHGDQLARLQPLCIKNLTGEEVIKVAAGSHHSLVLTAQCQVYSWGSNMCGQLGHVNSPVTLPQQVKLSDDLRAWDVSAGQSHSLLLADGNSDQPVLLYCGQQQEPRSKQSEASYQSKRSCQRSPNRAENYSVRPALLPFCMEMGYISSVSSGGQRCALLANCNTTTFISTIRELAFKERKFYYWLSSVRKLLLTPLYNKENVRPSLGETCSRLFLSVCGTFNRLSTLIGQHSTLLSCFVHEVQCHDVTSLHLLVHTRHFLDTYTAYCTAVGDFQVMGGFPLLHKLSVECLGSQHTKLAQLSEFDPSGSGGVDLGSLFYWPLQQLSQYSQVLLKLEASYHMLTTEYKSIHRSCMQYESLSTSLLRRKEEAEATFLFWKTHSGKNTDGLRLPQRRVLCESSNRTLTLQGAGRFSNHWFILFNDALVHIQFSTHHVYPLNCLWLKPLPDNNSGCYAIKITCPEETFTLVASTPEEKNKWLHFLNQEVDGSLVGGGQGASPGITAMSRTASYTFTREGRFKDAQYTGSWHAGRVHGRGTMSWPTGQTYTGNFKNGLEDGYGECVIPNNMLNKAGCYQGHWRDGKIHGFGIYRYATGEVYEGCFSDGQRHGYGMLSSGKLDKTSSGVFIGQWVFDKKTGYGVYDDITRGEKYMGMWLDDERHGSAVVVTQYGVYYEGNFKENKMSGPGLLVSDDDTAFRGEFSEDWTVNGKGVLSLANGDSLEGHFSGEWNAGLKVAGTYTKLAPDEPEDKDRENFFRFGQYLVAAGERWVCVFDECWRRLGCDVAGRGDRTTAWENIAVSISSARRHSPHLSRSQRKVLESLECIPQHGEAVTIKNYDRIQTYLTKACEAPIHPLGWLVETLVTVYRMTYVGVGSNRRLLREAVKEVQAYLKHLYSIVRFLFPGLPQDGNILPETPVSPSKIRYSSSSEEVSFVTVVSSSSLLLPLLLPQLYPPLFMLYCLNDEQQELQYWERILRLNKQPDQSLLSFLGVQQKFWPKCMSVLGEQQQIVSSSKDVSFVCAVETLQQISTTFTPAHKLLVIQRTFEELTQEIKPMQDGDFLWCMDDLLPLFLYIVLRARIRNLGAEVSLIEDLMDPNLQHGEQGLMLTTLKACYIQIQLESTI is encoded by the exons ATGATTTCGAATGGAGATTCTGAAGTGATGGAGAACAAAGAGCAGAG CATCCTTCCAGAGGAGCAAGCTGCTGTACCTCCTCAGCGAGGACTTCTCCACATTTGGCAGTCAGGGGGGCCAAGTGAACCTCTTTGCCCAGAAAGAGTACATCTGTCCCAGTGTGTCTTACAGGTAGCCCTGGGAGAACATCATGGACTCCTGCTGGCACAGG GTGGCCAGGTGTACTCTTTTGGAGAGCTGCTTTGGAGGGGCCTAAGTGTCCCAGTTTCAGCTCCGATCTTGGAGGTCTCGCTACAAGGGACAACAGTAGTCCGTGTGGCATCTGGTGGTTTCCATTGCGGAGCAGTGAGTGAGCAGGGCAGCGTGTACACGTGGGGGGAGAACACTGCTGGACAGTGTGggacggccgagggtggcacGGACTCAAATGTTACGG TTCCAGAGCCATACCCTGTCCCTGTGGTGGACAATGAAGTGGTTCCTCCCGTGGCGGTTTGCATCATGGACCTGGCGTGCGGACGGGAGCACAGCCTGGCGCTGTCGGCCCAGAATGAGCTGTGGGCCTGGGGCAGCGGCTGTCAGCTCGGCCTGGTCACAAGCAACTTTCCTGTATGGAAACCACAAAAG GTGGAGCATTTAGCAGGCAGACATGTGATTCAG GTGGCTTGTGGAGCCTACCACAGCCTGGCTCTGGTTCGTAGTTTACATCCACaaaactcaaacacacacaaacctctGGAGAGGCGGTCCCCATCAAACCAGTCTCTCGCCATGGATGATGCACAGTACTGTCCGCTGGGGGTGGAGCTAACTGAAAGCACGTCAGCAGAG GCTTCAGCCAGAAGAAGCTCCAAAAAAAGTTTTCTACAGGCTGGCAGTACCCATGGGTATCAAGCTGTTTTAGTTCCGTATTCTTACAGCATATCCAACAACGAGGg GAATGATCAAGCTGACCCTATAACTGAGACAGACAGCCTCACTACATCATACCCAGTGACAGGCTTGACAGATAAATACAAATGTGCATTACCTCATGAGCTGGAGCTTCAGAACCTTCTTCAGAAACTCTCAGGTCACTCATTAGAGATGCAAAATAGCAGCAGACATGGAGATACAGACTCACTGAGCAGCCACACTTCAG ATGACAGCTGCATTTCCACAACTCCTTTCAACAACCTGCTATCCTCCCGTTGTAAAGATGACTCGACAGTGTG CAGTCAGGTGCTCAGATCCTCTTCTCCAATGGACTTGGAAGAGTTTTCCCTTACAAAGAAGACGTCagtgcagggacacaagagctCCAGCCTAACTGACATAAGCAACGAGGGggaaaccagaaaaaaacaacgcTCTCTGCCTGGAACACCCCCATATG CAACCCCACGTCCGCGGCACCATTGTGCCAGCAAGTCATCCTCTTCTGGCTCGATCCACACACCGGTAACAGAGGACGGTTTTCCAACCCTGGAGACGGAGGTGTGGAGCTGGGGCAGGGGCTCCGAGGGGCAACTGGGCCATGGAGATCAACTGGCTAG actccagcctctttgtaTTAAGAATTTGACAGGCGAGGAAGTGATCAAAGTTGCTGCAGGATCACACCATTCACTGGTTCTTACTGCTCAATGCCAG GTATACTCATGGGGCAGCAACATGTGCGGACAGCTTGGTCATGTCAATAGTCCTGTTACTCTCCCGCAGCAGGTTAAG TTGTCTGACGATCTTCGGGCCTGGGATGTGTCAGCGGGCCAAAGCCACTCCCTCCTCTTGGCTGATGGGAACAGTGATCAGCCTGTCCTGTTGTACTGCGGACAGCAGCAGGAGCCAAGGTCGAAGCAGAGTGAGGCATCCTACCAGAGCAAGCGCTCGTGCCAGAGGTCACCCAACAGGGCCGAGAATTACAGCGTCAGACCCGCTTTGCTGCCTTTCTGCATGGAG ATGGGTTACATCAGCAGTGTGTCCAGTGGCGGCCAAAGGTGTGCACTGCTGGCAAACTGCAACACCACGACTTTCATCTCCACCATCCGTGAACTGGCGTTCAAAGAGAGGAAGTTTTACTACTGGTTGAGCAGTGTCAGGAAGCTGCTTCTTACGCCGCTCTACAACAAAG AGAATGTACGTCCCTCCCTTGGTGAGACATGCTCCCGCCTCTTCCTTTCAGTCTGTGGGACTTTTAATCGTCTGAGCACCCTAATTGGTCAACACTCTACATTGCTCAGCTGTTTTGTGCATGAGGTGCAATGCCATGATGTGACCTCTCTTCACCTCCTCGTCCACACTCGGCACTTCCTGGACACCTACACTGC ATATTGCACGGCAGTAGGTGACTTCCAGGTCATGGGTGGATTTCCGTTGCTCCATAAGCTCTCCGT TGAATGTTTAGGTTCACAGCACACCAAACTTGCACAGCTTTCTGAATTTGACCCATCAGGCAGTGGGGGTGTTGATCTGGGTTCTTTGTTCTACTGGCCTCTACAGCAGCTCTCCCAGTACAGCCAAGTTCTGCTCAAACTGGAAGCTAGCTACCACATG CTTACAACAGAGTATAAGTCTATCCATCGGAGCTGTATGCAGTATGAAAGCCTCTCTACATCACTGCTGAGAAGGAAGGAGGAGGCTGAAGCCACTTTTCTCTTCTGGAAGACACACTCAGGAAAAAACACT GATGGTCTGCGTCTCCCACAGCGTCGAGTTTTATGTGAAAGCAGCAATAGAACCCTGACCCTGCAGGGTGCTGGGCGCTTCTCAAACCACTGGTTCATACTGTTCAATGATGCACTGGTTCACATACAG TTCTCCACTCATCATGTTTACCCACTGAACTGTTTGTGGTTAAAACCACTTCCTGACAACAACAGTGGCTG CTATGCCATTAAAATCACGTGTCCAGAAGAGACCTTCACCCTGGTGGCCTCAACACCAGAAGAGAAg AACAAGTGGCTTCATTTTCTCAATCAAGAGGTGGACGGGTCGCTGGTTGGTGGAGGTCAGGGGGCATCGCCAGGAATAACAGCAATGTCCCGCACGGCCTCTTACACATTCACAAGAGAAGGAAGATTCAAAGACGCCCAGTATACTGGCAGCTGGCATGCCGGACGTGTTCATGGCCG AGGAACTATGAGCTGGCCGACTGGACAGACCTACACTGGGAATTTTAAAAATGGACTGGAGGATGG CTACGGGGAGTGTGTAATTCCCAACAATATGCTGAATAAAGCAGGCTGCTACCAGGGACACTGGCGGGACGGCAAGATCCACGGCTTTGGCATTTACAG GTATGCCACAGGTGAAGTGTACGAGGGCTGCTTCAGCGATGGCCAGCGCCACGGCTACGGCATGTTGAGCTCTGGGAAGTTAGACAAGACTTCTTCAGGCGTTTTCATTGGCCAGTGGGTCTTTGACAAGAAGACTGGATATGGCGTTTATGACGACATCACCAG GGGTGAAAAGTACATGGGAATGTGGCTGGATGATGAGAGGCACGGGAGCGCCGTGGTGGTGACTCAGTATGGTGTGTACTACGAAGGAAACTTCAAGGAAAACAAGATGAGC GGTCCAGGTCTGCTGGTATCAGATGATGACACAGCCTTTCGTGGGGAGTTTTCTGAAGACTGGACTGTCAATGGGAAG GGTGTTTTATCCCTGGCCAATGGTGACTCTTTAGAAGGCCATTTCAGTGGCGAGTGGAATGCAGGCCTGAAGGTGGCTGGAACTTACACCAAACTCGCCCCCGATGAGCCTGAAGACAAAGACAGAGAAAACTTCTT CAGGTTTGGTCAGTATCTGGTGGCTGCGGGTGAGAGGTGGGTGTGTGTCTTTGACGAGTGTTGGAGGAGACTGGGATGTGACGTCGCTGGGAGAGGAGACAGGACAACAGCCTGGGAAAACATTGCAGTTTCCATATCAAGTGCACGTCGACACAG cccaCACCTCAGCAGATCTCAGCGCAAGGTATTGGAGAGTTTGGAGTGTATTCCTCAGCATGGAGAAGCAGTCACCATCAAAAACTATGACAGAATACAAACATACCTCACAaag GCATGCGAAGCCCCGATCCACCCTCTGGGCTGGCTGGTAGAGACTCTGGTGACAGTCTACAGGATGACCTACGTGGGTGTGGGATCGAACCGCAGGCTGCTGAGGGAGGCTGTAAAGGAGGTGCAGGCCTATCTCAAACACTTGTACTCCATTGTCAG GTTCCTGTTTCCTGGATTACCACAAGATGGCAACATCCTGCCAGAAACTCCAGTTTCTCCATCTAAAATCAGATACAGCTCCAGTTCAGAAGAAGTAAG TTTTGTCACAGTAGTGAGCAGCTCCTCTCTGCTCCTCCCACTGCTCCTCCCACAACTCTATCCACCTCTGTTCATGTTGTACTGCCTGAATGACGAACAGCAGGAGCTGCAGTACTGGGAGCGCATCCTGCGACTCAACAAGCAGCCTGATCAGTCGCTGCTCAGCTTCCTGGGCGTACAGCA GAAATTCTGGCCAAAGTGCATGTCAGTTCTTGGAGAGCAACAGCAG ATCGTATCCAGCAGTAAAGATGTCAGCTTTGTTTGCGCTGTCGAGACACTACAACAAATCAG CACCACCTTCACTCCAGCACACAAACTTCTGGTCATCCAGAGGACATTTGAGGAGTTGACACAGGAAATAAAACCAATGCAGGATGGTGACTTCCTGTGGTGTATGGATGACCTGCTACCGCTCTTTCTCTACATCGTGCTCAGggcaag